The stretch of DNA CAAGGACCTCGGCGAGGACTTCTGCCGGACCGTCTCGGACAAGAACCCGATGGTCGCGGATCCCCTGCGCCGCACCGACTGCTCCCCGGTCTCCGACGGCGCGGCCGCCGTCGTGCTCAGCGTTGCCCCCACCGGCGGCGCCGCAGCCCCGGTCCGGCTCGCGGGCTTCGGCCAGGCAAACGACTTCTTCCCGGCCGACCGCCGGGACCCCTCCGCCTTCACCGCGACCCGCGCCTCGTGGCAGCGCGCGCTGGCGATGGCCGGCGTCGGGCTCGAGGAGCTGGACTTCGCGGAAGTGCACGACTGCTTCACGATCGCAGAACTGCTGATGTACGAGGCCATGGGATTGACCGAACCCGGCCAGGGCGCCCGGGCGCTCGAGGAGGGGTGGGTCTTCAAGGACGGCAAGCTTCCCGTCAACGTTTCCGGCGGGCTCAAGGCCAAGGGCCACCCGGTCGGCGCCACGGGGGTGTCCCAGCACGTCATCACCGCGATGCAGCTCAGCGGCACCGCCGGCGCCATGCAGCTTCCCAACCCGCGCCGTGCCGCCGTCCAGAACATGGGCGGCGTGGGCATCGCCAACTACGTCAGCGTGCTCGAGGCGGTCTAGGGCTCGAGGCGGTCAAGGACCCGGCTGCTTCCGTGGGGATAAACTCGAGCGAAGTCCACAGCCTCTACGTCAGGAGCCCCATGCGCGCCACCATCATCCACGGCCCGGGCGACGTCCGGGTCGAAGACCGCGACTACCCGAGCATCCAACTGCCCAGCGACGTGGTGGTAAAAGTCACCGCGTCCTGCGTCTGCGGCTCGGACCTGTGGCGGTACCGCGGCGTTAAGCCCGTCCCCCGGCCGACCGCCATCGGGCATGAGTTCATCGGCACGGTGGAATCCGTTGGCAACGCGGTCACCACCCTGGCGGTCGGTGACCTCGTGATCGCCCCGTTCGTCGTCAGCTGCGGCGCCTGCCCGCAATGCCGGAACGGCGTGACCGTGGCGTGTGACCACCTCGCCGGCTGGGGCGGCCAGGACGGCTCCGGCCTGGCCATCGACGGCGGCCAGGGCCAGGCGGTCCGCGTCCCGCTGGCTGACTCCACGCTGGTAAAGGTTCCCGGCATCAAGGAGCCGGATGATGCTCTTAAGAAGAGCCTGTTGACCCTGTCCGATGTGATGGCCACCGGCCACCACGCGGCCCTGGCCGCGAAGGTCGGCCCCGGCCGGACCGTCGTGGTAGTGGGCGACGGCGCGGTCGGACTGTGCGGGGTCCTCGCTGCCAGGCGGCTCGGGGCGAAGCGGATCATCGCCATGTCCCGGCACGCTGACCGGCAGGCCATCGCCCTGGAGTTCGGCGCCACCGACATCGTGGCCGAGCGGGGCGACGACGGCGCCGCGAAGGTCCGCGAACTCCTCGGCGGAGTGCTCGCCGACTCCGTCCTCGAGTGCGTCGGAACCAAGGAATCCATGGAGCAGGCCCTGCACACCGTCCGCCCCGGCGGGGCGCTGGGCTTCGTGGGTGTCCCGACGGGCGGCGCCGAGGCACCGCTGCGCTACCTCTTCGACACGAACATTTCGATTGCGGGCGGCATGGCCCCGGCGCGGACGTACATCCCGGAACTGCTGGCCGACGTCCTTGACGGCTCCATCAATCCGGG from Arthrobacter sp. B3I9 encodes:
- a CDS encoding zinc-dependent alcohol dehydrogenase family protein, whose product is MRATIIHGPGDVRVEDRDYPSIQLPSDVVVKVTASCVCGSDLWRYRGVKPVPRPTAIGHEFIGTVESVGNAVTTLAVGDLVIAPFVVSCGACPQCRNGVTVACDHLAGWGGQDGSGLAIDGGQGQAVRVPLADSTLVKVPGIKEPDDALKKSLLTLSDVMATGHHAALAAKVGPGRTVVVVGDGAVGLCGVLAARRLGAKRIIAMSRHADRQAIALEFGATDIVAERGDDGAAKVRELLGGVLADSVLECVGTKESMEQALHTVRPGGALGFVGVPTGGAEAPLRYLFDTNISIAGGMAPARTYIPELLADVLDGSINPGRVFDVVLPLEEAPEAYRAMDERRAIKVLLTP
- a CDS encoding acetyl-CoA acetyltransferase; protein product: MSLREQFGKDVLLTGWGHSRFGKLTDETLESLIVQVATEAIGNAGIEPGQIDEIYLGQFNSGMLPLAFPSSLALQVSEQLANVPATRVENACASGSAAFQQGTKSLLAGTAKTVLVIGAEKMTQAGADVVGAALLGADYDMAGQPSTTGFTGLFADVAKHYEKRYGNGSGKLGDVLGTIAAKNHHNGVDNPYAQLRKDLGEDFCRTVSDKNPMVADPLRRTDCSPVSDGAAAVVLSVAPTGGAAAPVRLAGFGQANDFFPADRRDPSAFTATRASWQRALAMAGVGLEELDFAEVHDCFTIAELLMYEAMGLTEPGQGARALEEGWVFKDGKLPVNVSGGLKAKGHPVGATGVSQHVITAMQLSGTAGAMQLPNPRRAAVQNMGGVGIANYVSVLEAV